A genomic stretch from Candidatus Ishikawaella capsulata Mpkobe includes:
- a CDS encoding UbiD family decarboxylase, which yields MYNRQKTEINDLRSAIEFLQKIPGQYVETHHEVNPNCELAGIYKLVGAGGTVQRPTKIGPAMLFNNIKGYNKIRILVGLLASRNRVGWLLGSDPKQLTYLINQAILHPISPKLAGPASALCQEVIWLAKNKNFDIRTILPAITNTTNDAGPYFCMGLVLAEDPTLGMDVTIHRLCVQNKDELTIFFAPGRHIDVFRQRAESKGKKLSITINIGLDPAIYIGSCFEAPITPLGFNELAIAGSIRQKPIKLVKALTVDAKCIGSAEIVIEGFIEPGRYLQEDYNTQTGYSMPEFLGYSGNANPSLPIIKVTAITTRQNPILQTIVGPGEEHVNLVGLPTEASIFNALNKAMPGFISEVYAHSSGGGKLLVILKCNKKTALDDGRVRQAALLAFGIYSELKNIILVDEDVDIYDSDDILWAMTTRFQGNYDLINIPGVSGHILDPSQMPEYNSGISTKGITNKSIFDCTVPFQIKDKFQRAQFQYVDITPFINK from the coding sequence ATGTATAATCGGCAAAAAACAGAAATAAATGATCTACGCTCTGCTATAGAATTCTTACAAAAAATTCCTGGACAATACGTTGAAACCCATCATGAAGTTAATCCTAATTGTGAATTAGCAGGTATTTATAAACTTGTTGGAGCTGGTGGTACAGTACAAAGGCCTACAAAAATAGGACCAGCAATGTTATTTAATAATATTAAAGGATATAATAAAATTCGGATTTTAGTAGGACTATTAGCAAGCCGTAATAGAGTCGGATGGTTACTAGGTAGTGATCCAAAACAACTTACTTACTTAATTAATCAAGCTATATTACATCCAATTAGTCCTAAATTAGCTGGACCGGCATCAGCATTGTGTCAAGAGGTTATTTGGTTAGCTAAAAATAAAAATTTCGATATACGCACTATCTTGCCAGCTATTACTAATACGACCAATGATGCCGGACCTTATTTTTGTATGGGACTGGTATTAGCTGAAGATCCAACGTTAGGAATGGATGTCACTATTCATCGTTTATGTGTGCAAAACAAGGATGAATTAACTATATTTTTTGCACCAGGTAGGCATATTGATGTTTTTCGCCAACGAGCCGAATCAAAAGGTAAAAAACTTTCAATTACTATCAATATAGGTTTAGATCCTGCTATTTACATAGGATCTTGTTTTGAAGCTCCTATTACTCCTTTGGGTTTTAATGAGTTAGCTATAGCAGGTAGCATTAGACAAAAACCTATAAAATTAGTTAAGGCATTAACTGTAGACGCTAAATGTATTGGTTCAGCAGAAATTGTTATAGAGGGATTCATTGAACCAGGACGATATTTACAAGAAGATTATAATACGCAGACGGGTTACTCTATGCCAGAATTTTTAGGATATAGTGGTAACGCTAATCCTTCCTTACCTATTATTAAGGTGACTGCTATTACGACTCGTCAGAATCCTATTCTACAAACTATTGTAGGTCCTGGAGAAGAACATGTCAACTTAGTAGGTTTACCTACTGAAGCCAGTATATTTAATGCATTAAATAAAGCTATGCCGGGTTTTATCAGTGAAGTATATGCTCATAGTTCGGGTGGAGGTAAATTACTTGTTATTTTAAAATGTAATAAAAAAACCGCTTTAGATGATGGACGAGTTAGACAGGCAGCTTTATTAGCTTTTGGAATTTATTCTGAATTAAAAAACATTATTTTAGTAGATGAAGATGTAGATATTTATGACAGCGATGATATTCTTTGGGCCATGACTACACGTTTTCAAGGTAACTATGATCTTATTAATATTCCAGGTGTGAGTGGCCATATTTTAGATCCATCCCAAATGCCAGAATATAACTCTGGAATATCTACGAAAGGAATAACTAATAAATCAATTTTTGATTGCACCGTGCCATTTCAAATAAAAGATAAGTTTCAAAGAGCCCAGTTCCAATATGTTGATATTACTCCATTCATTAATAAATAG
- the ligA gene encoding NAD-dependent DNA ligase LigA, which translates to MEYIKKRVNKLRFILRYHAHLYYVMDAPKISDAKYDSLLLELHELEKQYPQLIHPDSPTQRIGDKPVMLFKQVTHSIPMLSLDNVFNKEDYKKFNTRIQKFFQKSNSIIKFCCEMKFDGLAVSIIYENGVLVRAATRGDGNYGEDITKNVRTIRAIPIYLQGNNLPRLLDIRGEIIMMQDGLKKINSEANKIGGKIFTNPRNAAAGSLRQLDPSVAAKRPLNFFCYSAGFIEGYSKLPNSHWKQLQLFKSWGLPIHENISVVNNIEEVFSFYDKIKQERINLGFDIDGIVIKVDSIELQNQIGYSIRAPRWAIAFKFPAQEEISTVLKVDFQIGRTGVITPVARLKPVKIAGVTISNVNLHNENEIKRLGLSIGDKVVIRRSGDVIPKIISVLKNYKTINRNNILFPEHCPICGSTVERIEGKSISRCTGSLICKSQRKEMLKHFASRSAMNIEGLGDKIIDALIQKNFLKTSFDFFQLTIANLITIDRISNKLAKKLINSIEKSKKTTLARFIYALGIREVGEATANNLTNHFGSLKNIMDATFNELSAIKNIGNISAKYIYNFMHEKNNRMVIDQLIQEAGVYWPTVNFSKINKINNLIFKKTIVLTGSFIKIQRKELKYRIILLGAKINNNISKKSDLLIYGKNPSYNKIQQAQKLGIKMIDETEVFKFLLQYDIDFKAL; encoded by the coding sequence ATGGAATATATAAAAAAAAGAGTAAATAAACTGCGTTTTATTTTACGCTACCATGCACATCTTTATTATGTAATGGATGCTCCAAAAATATCTGATGCTAAATACGACAGCTTATTATTAGAACTGCATGAGTTAGAAAAACAATATCCACAACTAATTCATCCTGACTCACCTACACAACGTATAGGTGATAAACCTGTTATGCTTTTTAAACAAGTAACACACAGCATTCCTATGCTCTCTTTAGATAACGTCTTTAATAAAGAAGATTATAAAAAATTTAATACAAGGATACAAAAATTTTTTCAAAAAAGTAATAGTATTATAAAATTTTGTTGTGAAATGAAATTCGATGGATTGGCAGTCAGTATAATTTATGAAAATGGTGTATTAGTTCGTGCTGCAACTCGTGGAGATGGAAATTATGGTGAAGATATTACAAAAAATGTACGAACTATTCGTGCGATACCAATTTATCTTCAAGGAAATAACCTACCTAGGTTATTAGACATCCGTGGTGAAATTATCATGATGCAGGATGGATTGAAAAAAATTAATTCTGAAGCTAATAAAATAGGTGGTAAAATATTTACTAATCCTCGCAATGCTGCTGCTGGTAGCCTACGTCAACTTGATCCATCTGTTGCAGCTAAAAGACCATTAAATTTCTTTTGTTATAGTGCGGGATTTATAGAAGGATATAGTAAATTACCCAATAGTCATTGGAAACAACTACAACTGTTTAAATCATGGGGATTACCCATTCATGAGAATATTAGTGTAGTTAATAATATCGAAGAAGTTTTTTCTTTTTATGATAAGATTAAACAAGAACGTATTAATTTAGGGTTTGATATTGATGGCATAGTAATCAAAGTTGATTCCATAGAGCTGCAAAATCAAATCGGCTACTCAATCCGAGCCCCACGCTGGGCTATTGCTTTCAAATTTCCAGCACAAGAAGAAATATCTACTGTGCTTAAGGTAGATTTTCAAATAGGTCGTACTGGAGTGATAACACCTGTTGCTAGACTGAAACCTGTTAAGATAGCAGGAGTAACAATTAGCAATGTAAATTTACATAATGAAAATGAAATAAAAAGATTAGGGTTATCTATAGGTGATAAAGTAGTCATCAGGCGTAGTGGCGATGTTATTCCTAAAATTATCAGTGTACTTAAAAACTATAAAACTATCAATAGAAATAACATTTTATTTCCTGAGCACTGTCCTATTTGTGGTTCAACTGTAGAGCGCATTGAAGGTAAATCTATCTCTCGTTGTACTGGTAGCTTAATTTGTAAATCACAAAGAAAAGAGATGCTTAAACATTTTGCTTCTCGATCAGCAATGAACATTGAGGGTTTAGGAGATAAAATCATAGATGCTCTTATACAAAAAAACTTTTTAAAAACATCCTTCGATTTTTTTCAATTAACTATTGCTAATTTAATTACTATAGACAGGATTAGTAATAAATTGGCAAAAAAATTAATCAATTCTATTGAAAAATCAAAAAAAACGACATTAGCGCGTTTTATTTATGCATTAGGGATTAGAGAAGTTGGAGAAGCTACAGCAAATAATTTAACTAATCATTTTGGCTCATTAAAAAATATTATGGATGCTACTTTTAATGAACTGTCTGCAATAAAAAATATTGGAAATATATCTGCTAAATATATATATAATTTTATGCATGAAAAGAACAACAGAATGGTCATTGATCAATTAATACAAGAAGCTGGAGTATATTGGCCTACTGTTAATTTTTCAAAAATAAATAAGATTAATAATTTAATTTTTAAAAAAACTATTGTATTAACTGGATCTTTTATTAAAATACAACGTAAAGAACTTAAATATCGTATTATTTTGTTAGGAGCAAAAATAAATAATAATATTTCTAAAAAATCTGATTTATTGATTTATGGGAAAAACCCGAGTTATAACAAAATTCAACAAGCTCAAAAACTGGGTATTAAGATGATAGATGAAACAGAAGTTTTTAAATTTTTGCTGCAGTATGACATAGACTTTAAAGCATTATAA
- a CDS encoding bile acid:sodium symporter family protein, with protein sequence MSLLRFESTMIKLFFTILLATLFPAKGHFVVFLNFLTAITISLLFFMHGSRLSRKKLILGSSNWQLHLCILLSTFLLFPILGLLLGWWHPLNIPAEIYTGFIYLCILPATVQSAIAFTSMAGGNVAAAICSASASSFLGIFLSPFLLNLVINIEYGSSNKIEQITKIMLHLLLPFILGHLLRRWTSGWIEKHDYIINEMDKYSILLVVYSAISEAIGNSIWNKLGFQAMLSIITGCMLLLSIVLLINLLVARLLRLDKQDEIVVLFCGSKKSLANGLPMAHLLFPGSIRGMILLPLMIFHQIQLLVCSIIVQIYKNR encoded by the coding sequence ATGAGCTTATTAAGATTTGAATCAACTATGATAAAACTCTTTTTTACTATCTTGTTAGCAACTTTATTTCCGGCAAAAGGCCATTTTGTTGTTTTTTTAAACTTTTTAACAGCTATTACTATCTCACTGTTGTTTTTCATGCATGGTTCCAGATTATCCAGAAAAAAACTTATTTTAGGCAGCAGCAATTGGCAATTACATTTATGTATATTACTAAGCACATTTTTATTATTTCCAATCTTGGGATTATTGTTAGGTTGGTGGCATCCTCTTAATATTCCAGCAGAAATATATACAGGATTTATCTATTTATGTATTTTACCAGCCACTGTACAATCTGCTATTGCATTTACTTCTATGGCTGGTGGTAATGTAGCTGCTGCTATCTGTAGCGCTTCTGCTTCTAGTTTCCTAGGTATATTTCTTTCTCCATTCTTGCTTAATTTAGTAATTAATATAGAATATGGTTCCTCGAATAAAATAGAACAAATCACTAAAATTATGTTGCATTTGTTACTGCCATTTATATTAGGTCACCTATTAAGACGTTGGACTAGCGGATGGATTGAAAAACACGATTATATTATTAATGAAATGGATAAATATTCCATACTGTTAGTTGTTTATTCAGCTATAAGCGAAGCGATAGGAAATAGTATTTGGAATAAATTGGGTTTTCAAGCTATGTTATCGATTATCACAGGATGTATGTTATTACTTTCTATTGTATTATTAATTAATCTTCTAGTAGCGCGTTTACTGAGATTAGATAAACAAGATGAAATTGTTGTTTTATTTTGTGGTTCTAAAAAAAGCTTAGCCAATGGACTTCCTATGGCCCATCTTCTTTTTCCCGGCTCTATTAGAGGAATGATACTACTACCGTTAATGATATTTCATCAAATTCAACTTTTAGTTTGTTCTATTATTGTCCAAATCTATAAAAATAGATAG
- the glk gene encoding glucokinase encodes MIKYALVGDVGGTNARLAMCEVKSGKITQVETFSTLKYDSLEQVIYDYLSKQKPYIKYGCIAIACPITSDLVEMTNHDWAFSKKKLKKNLKFNKLEIINDFTAVSMSIPMLGKNDIFQFGGKEAERYKPIAVYGAGTGLGVSHLVHVDKFWISLPGEGGHVDFAPNSQEESKILEVLRDELGHVSAERVLSGTGLVNLYRAIVKSNHRRPEYLTPKDVSERALRYKCNDCRQALSLFCILMGRFGGNLALNLGTFGGVYIAGGIVPRFLDFFKSSGFRAAFEDKGRFKEYLLDIPVYMITHDQPGLLGAGAYLRQELGYIL; translated from the coding sequence ATGATCAAGTATGCCTTGGTGGGTGACGTAGGCGGGACAAATGCCCGTCTCGCTATGTGTGAAGTAAAAAGTGGTAAAATTACACAGGTAGAAACATTCTCAACATTGAAATATGATAGTCTTGAACAAGTTATTTACGATTATTTGAGTAAACAAAAACCATATATTAAATATGGCTGTATTGCTATTGCCTGTCCAATAACTAGTGATTTGGTAGAAATGACTAATCATGATTGGGCTTTTTCCAAAAAGAAACTTAAAAAAAACTTAAAATTCAATAAACTAGAAATTATCAACGATTTTACAGCTGTTTCTATGTCTATTCCCATGTTGGGTAAAAATGATATATTCCAATTTGGAGGAAAAGAAGCAGAAAGATATAAGCCTATTGCAGTTTACGGTGCAGGTACTGGATTAGGCGTCAGTCATCTTGTTCATGTAGATAAATTTTGGATAAGTCTTCCAGGAGAGGGTGGTCATGTAGATTTTGCACCAAATAGTCAAGAGGAAAGTAAAATTTTAGAAGTATTACGAGATGAATTAGGTCATGTTTCAGCGGAACGTGTATTATCTGGAACTGGATTAGTTAATCTCTATCGTGCCATAGTGAAATCCAACCATCGTAGACCAGAATATTTAACACCAAAAGACGTTTCTGAACGTGCATTAAGATATAAATGTAATGATTGTCGCCAAGCTCTTTCGCTTTTTTGCATCTTAATGGGACGTTTCGGGGGAAATTTAGCACTGAACCTTGGTACATTTGGTGGTGTTTATATAGCTGGTGGAATCGTTCCACGTTTTTTAGATTTTTTTAAGTCATCTGGTTTCCGAGCCGCCTTTGAAGATAAAGGTCGCTTCAAAGAATACTTATTAGATATTCCAGTTTATATGATTACTCACGATCAACCTGGTTTACTAGGAGCAGGTGCATATTTACGTCAAGAATTAGGATATATTCTTTAA
- a CDS encoding PNPOx family protein — protein sequence MLKKKDINPIKSYKFKELPEPIFKYLHKDISINTVNESVCLLSTNTQGWPHTAQLSLGEIYASDQKTIKIALWSNSNNKKNIEYNNKLSLVLAWNKGIVEIQGLAKLLAEKSLCKLTIFEIKLISIIHYCSNYANVISGISFIVHDPQNVNFRWKKQRQLLVNINEKYN from the coding sequence ATGCTTAAAAAAAAGGATATTAATCCTATTAAATCATATAAATTTAAAGAATTACCAGAACCAATTTTTAAATATTTACATAAAGATATATCGATAAATACAGTCAATGAATCCGTTTGTCTTCTCAGCACAAATACACAAGGTTGGCCTCATACGGCTCAATTAAGCTTAGGAGAAATTTATGCTAGCGATCAGAAAACTATTAAAATTGCTCTCTGGTCAAATTCTAATAATAAAAAAAATATTGAGTATAACAATAAATTATCTTTAGTATTAGCATGGAATAAAGGTATTGTAGAAATACAAGGATTAGCAAAATTACTTGCTGAAAAATCTCTCTGTAAACTAACAATATTTGAAATAAAACTTATTAGCATAATACATTACTGTTCCAATTATGCTAATGTCATCAGTGGTATTAGTTTTATTGTCCATGATCCCCAAAATGTAAATTTTCGTTGGAAAAAACAACGCCAATTACTTGTAAATATTAATGAGAAATATAATTGA
- the prmB gene encoding 50S ribosomal protein L3 N(5)-glutamine methyltransferase has translation MKNPLLSEIQKDLHTIQDMLRWTVSYFSSNNIYYGHGTDNPWDEALQLILPTIYLPIDIPIEIRKANLTVSERQQIVKLAVRRVIERIPVAYITNKSWFCGYEFYVDERVLIPRSPIAELIENRFLGLISYNPQNILDMCTGSGCIAISCANFFPEATIDAVDISQDALNVARQNVIAHSLLHRIKLIRSNLFQELPLTNKYDLVIANPPYVDVEELKHLPKEYSYEPAIGFIAGSQGLEVVIQIINSVSAYLSENGILVCEVGNNMMNLIKRYPQLPFNWLALNNGGEGIFMLNRKQIANFIKYL, from the coding sequence GTGAAAAACCCTTTATTATCGGAGATACAAAAAGATCTTCATACGATTCAAGATATGTTACGCTGGACTGTGAGTTATTTTTCTTCTAATAATATATATTATGGTCATGGCACAGATAATCCATGGGATGAAGCTTTACAGTTAATTCTTCCTACTATTTATTTACCTATTGATATACCAATAGAGATACGAAAGGCTAATTTAACTGTTAGTGAACGACAACAGATTGTTAAATTAGCTGTTCGCCGAGTTATAGAACGTATACCTGTTGCTTATATCACTAATAAAAGTTGGTTTTGTGGTTATGAATTTTATGTTGATGAACGTGTTTTAATACCTCGCTCTCCCATAGCAGAATTAATTGAAAATCGCTTCCTGGGTTTAATATCTTATAATCCTCAAAATATTTTAGATATGTGTACTGGAAGTGGATGTATTGCTATATCTTGTGCTAACTTTTTTCCAGAAGCTACTATAGATGCCGTAGATATCTCTCAAGATGCACTAAATGTAGCTAGACAGAATGTTATTGCTCATAGTTTATTACATCGTATTAAACTAATACGTAGTAATCTTTTTCAAGAACTTCCTTTAACTAATAAATATGATTTAGTAATTGCTAATCCACCTTATGTTGATGTAGAAGAATTAAAACATTTACCAAAAGAATATAGTTATGAACCAGCGATCGGTTTTATTGCTGGTAGTCAGGGACTAGAAGTAGTAATTCAGATTATTAATAGTGTTTCTGCATATTTAAGCGAAAATGGAATTTTAGTTTGTGAGGTAGGTAATAATATGATGAATCTTATCAAGCGATATCCTCAGCTACCTTTTAATTGGTTAGCATTAAATAATGGTGGAGAAGGAATCTTTATGCTAAATCGTAAACAAATTGCTAATTTTATTAAGTATTTATAG
- the cysK gene encoding cysteine synthase A translates to MSNIYTDNSLTIGNTPLVRLNKIGNGNILAKIESRNPSFSVKCRIGANMIWDAEKRGIIHANRDLELIEPTSGNTGIALAYVAAARQYKLTLIMPDTMSMERRSLLQALGAKLELTDGKMGMKGAIDRAEMIVNNNPKYYVLLQQFSNPANPEIHELTTGPEIWKDTDGQIDIFIAGVGTGGTLTGVSHYIKNTKNKKDLISVAVEPTDSPVISQALSGKKIKAGQHKIQGIGAGFIPANLNLNLVDQVITITNEEAITTAHCLMKKEGILAGISSGAAVAAALKIQQTKKFSNKTIVVILPSSAERYLSSILFKS, encoded by the coding sequence ATGAGTAATATATATACTGATAATTCTTTAACAATTGGTAATACTCCGTTAGTACGTCTTAACAAGATAGGAAATGGTAATATTTTAGCAAAAATTGAATCGCGTAATCCTAGTTTCAGTGTAAAATGTCGCATAGGAGCTAATATGATTTGGGATGCCGAGAAACGTGGTATTATCCATGCCAATCGAGACTTAGAATTAATAGAACCCACTAGCGGTAATACTGGAATAGCATTAGCTTATGTAGCTGCTGCTCGTCAATATAAATTAACTCTCATCATGCCAGATACCATGTCTATGGAACGTCGATCTCTACTCCAAGCATTGGGCGCGAAATTAGAATTGACAGATGGTAAAATGGGTATGAAAGGAGCTATAGATAGAGCAGAAATGATTGTTAATAATAATCCTAAATATTATGTGCTTTTACAACAATTCAGTAATCCAGCTAATCCTGAAATACATGAACTAACAACTGGTCCAGAAATATGGAAGGATACTGATGGGCAGATTGATATTTTTATTGCCGGGGTTGGAACAGGAGGTACTTTAACAGGAGTGAGTCACTATATCAAAAATACTAAAAATAAAAAAGATCTGATTAGTGTAGCAGTAGAGCCTACTGATTCTCCTGTTATTAGTCAAGCTTTATCCGGTAAAAAGATTAAAGCAGGTCAGCATAAAATTCAAGGTATTGGTGCTGGATTTATTCCTGCTAATTTAAATCTTAATTTAGTAGATCAAGTAATTACCATTACTAATGAAGAAGCAATAACAACAGCTCATTGTTTAATGAAAAAAGAAGGCATTCTAGCTGGAATTTCTTCAGGAGCTGCGGTAGCCGCTGCTTTAAAAATACAACAAACAAAAAAATTTTCCAACAAAACCATAGTAGTTATCTTACCTTCTTCTGCAGAACGTTATTTAAGCTCTATACTTTTTAAAAGTTAA
- the gltX gene encoding glutamate--tRNA ligase, protein MKVKTRFAPSPSGYLHIGGARTALYSWLYAKHNKGSFVLRIEDTDLERSTPEAIKAIIDSMKWLKLNWDEGPYFQSQRFDRYNDVINKMLKLGKAYKCYCAKQRLDHIRDIQIKRGEKPRYDRYCRTNNISCLDANTPYVVRFLNPLSGSVIFHDHIRGPIEFKNEELDDLIIRRTDGSPTYNFCVVVDDWDMGITHIIRGEDHINNTPRQINIFKALGATVPQYAHLSLILGEDSKKLSKRHGAVSVMQFHEDGFLPEALLNYLIRLGWSHGNKEIFSMKDMLDLFTLNKINKSSSTFNLKKLLWLNHHYINNLPVEYVAKQLQWHLTKEKINICTGPNLVKLVLLLRKHCKTLKEIVISGRYFYEEFETFDSDAAAKYLIPVSIESLNMISRGLGTLKQWNAENIKLTIYNTANKLNLDINKVSMPLRVAVTGKSNSPSLNITIEAIGKDRSIYRIKKALFFIKNKNRIID, encoded by the coding sequence ATGAAGGTTAAAACAAGATTTGCTCCTAGTCCAAGTGGTTATTTACATATAGGGGGAGCTCGTACTGCTCTTTATTCTTGGTTATATGCTAAACATAATAAAGGTAGCTTTGTATTACGTATTGAAGATACCGATTTAGAACGTTCCACACCTGAAGCAATTAAAGCAATTATAGATAGTATGAAGTGGCTTAAACTCAATTGGGATGAAGGTCCATATTTTCAAAGTCAGCGCTTTGATCGCTATAATGATGTAATTAATAAAATGTTAAAATTAGGAAAAGCTTATAAGTGTTATTGTGCTAAACAGAGATTAGATCATATTAGAGATATACAAATCAAACGTGGAGAAAAACCCCGTTATGATAGATATTGTCGCACTAATAATATTAGTTGTTTAGATGCTAATACCCCTTATGTAGTACGTTTTCTTAATCCATTAAGTGGATCTGTTATTTTTCACGACCATATCCGCGGTCCAATAGAATTTAAAAACGAAGAGTTAGATGATCTAATCATTAGGCGTACTGATGGATCTCCTACTTACAATTTTTGTGTTGTAGTAGATGACTGGGATATGGGTATTACTCATATAATCCGTGGAGAAGATCATATTAATAATACACCCCGTCAAATCAATATTTTTAAGGCGCTAGGTGCTACTGTACCACAGTACGCCCATCTTTCCTTAATTTTAGGAGAAGATAGTAAAAAATTATCTAAACGCCATGGAGCTGTAAGTGTCATGCAGTTTCATGAAGATGGTTTTTTACCGGAAGCATTACTTAATTATTTAATTCGATTAGGTTGGTCACATGGTAATAAAGAAATTTTTAGTATGAAAGATATGCTTGATCTTTTTACTTTAAATAAAATTAATAAATCATCTAGTACATTCAATTTAAAAAAATTACTTTGGTTAAATCATCATTATATCAACAATCTACCAGTTGAATATGTAGCTAAACAGTTACAGTGGCATCTTACCAAAGAAAAAATTAATATTTGTACTGGCCCAAATTTAGTTAAATTAGTACTGTTATTAAGGAAACATTGCAAAACTTTAAAAGAAATAGTAATATCAGGACGTTATTTTTATGAAGAATTTGAAACATTTGATTCTGATGCAGCTGCTAAGTATCTGATTCCTGTATCGATAGAGTCGCTAAATATGATATCCCGTGGTTTGGGCACTCTCAAGCAATGGAATGCAGAAAATATTAAACTGACTATTTACAACACTGCAAATAAATTAAATTTAGATATAAATAAGGTTTCCATGCCATTACGCGTTGCAGTTACAGGAAAGAGTAATTCACCTTCTCTAAATATTACTATAGAAGCAATTGGGAAAGATCGTTCTATATATCGTATTAAAAAAGCTTTGTTTTTTATAAAAAATAAAAATAGGATAATTGATTAA
- the aroC gene encoding chorismate synthase encodes MAGNSIGQLFRLTTFGESHGIALGCVVDGVPPGIPLVESDIQSDLNRRRPGMSPYTTPRRESDEVKILSGVFQGVTTGTPIGLLIKNTDQRSQDYSAIKDLFRPGHADYTYYKKYGIRDYRGGGRSSARETTMRVAVGAIAKKYLHMKHNVKIRGYLSTMGDIICEFKGWDNVEKNNFFCPDPNKIDLLDRLIRNLKKSGNSIGAQVTIIAENVPPGLGEPVFDRLDADLAHALMSINAVKGIEIGDGFAVIGQLGSEHRDEMGLKGFTSNHAGGILGGISNGQIIKINLAMKPTSSITIPGKTITKYGEEVEIITKGRHDPCVGIRAIPIAEAMTAIVIIDHLLRHRAQCSDSIDMINQYL; translated from the coding sequence ATGGCTGGTAATAGTATTGGTCAACTTTTCAGATTGACTACTTTCGGTGAATCTCATGGTATAGCGTTAGGATGTGTAGTTGACGGTGTACCACCTGGCATTCCATTAGTTGAATCTGATATTCAAAGTGATCTTAATCGCAGACGTCCAGGGATGTCACCATATACTACTCCACGACGTGAATCAGATGAAGTAAAAATTTTATCTGGTGTCTTTCAAGGTGTTACAACTGGAACACCTATTGGTTTGTTGATTAAAAATACTGATCAACGCTCACAAGATTATAGTGCTATTAAAGATTTATTTCGTCCTGGTCATGCTGATTATACTTACTATAAAAAGTATGGAATTCGTGATTACCGTGGTGGAGGGCGTTCTTCTGCTCGTGAAACGACTATGCGTGTAGCTGTTGGAGCTATAGCAAAAAAATATTTACATATGAAACATAATGTAAAAATACGTGGTTACCTATCAACAATGGGTGACATTATTTGTGAATTTAAAGGATGGGATAATGTAGAAAAAAATAATTTTTTCTGCCCTGATCCTAATAAAATAGATTTATTAGATCGATTAATACGTAATTTAAAAAAATCGGGAAATTCTATAGGAGCACAAGTAACAATTATAGCAGAAAATGTCCCTCCAGGATTAGGAGAGCCCGTTTTTGATCGTCTTGATGCTGATCTCGCTCATGCTTTAATGAGTATTAATGCAGTAAAAGGAATAGAAATAGGAGATGGGTTTGCTGTAATTGGTCAATTGGGTAGTGAACATAGAGATGAAATGGGTCTAAAAGGTTTTACGAGCAATCATGCCGGAGGAATTTTAGGTGGTATTAGTAACGGTCAAATTATTAAAATCAATTTAGCCATGAAACCTACTTCTAGTATTACAATACCCGGTAAAACTATCACTAAATATGGAGAAGAAGTAGAAATTATTACTAAAGGTAGACATGATCCTTGTGTAGGTATTCGTGCTATACCCATCGCGGAAGCAATGACAGCTATAGTGATTATTGATCATTTATTGCGTCATCGTGCTCAATGTTCTGACTCAATAGATATGATTAATCAGTATTTATAA